In the Streptomyces sp. NBC_00525 genome, one interval contains:
- a CDS encoding TetR/AcrR family transcriptional regulator C-terminal domain-containing protein, with protein MAEEPPYLRIAADIRRRIASGELAPGARVPSTRGITQEWGVAMATATKALATLNQEGLVRAVPGVGTVVAESGRERPPTPRHGLNRDRVVRAAIALVDAEGLAALSMRRVATDFGVSTMALYRHVPSKGELVRLMSETVFNGEPPGARPRGWRAQLEREIRWVWGLYRRHPWLARAMSALTRPMASPHAMRYAERVLSALQGVGLTPTQVIHTHLALLGYAQGIAAAVELETQAWQETGMTPEEWMASNEARMAMIQTTGSYPILSTLFAQEDFDLELDALFEFGLARMLDGVASLIEQSRD; from the coding sequence ATGGCCGAGGAACCGCCCTACCTCCGTATCGCTGCTGACATCCGTCGACGCATCGCCTCGGGTGAACTCGCCCCCGGTGCGCGCGTCCCCTCCACACGGGGCATCACCCAGGAGTGGGGCGTCGCCATGGCGACCGCGACGAAGGCTCTCGCCACCTTGAACCAGGAGGGTCTGGTGCGGGCCGTGCCGGGTGTCGGCACCGTGGTGGCCGAGTCGGGACGGGAACGGCCCCCGACGCCCCGCCACGGACTGAACCGGGACCGCGTCGTCCGCGCCGCGATCGCCCTCGTCGACGCCGAAGGGCTCGCCGCACTCTCCATGCGCCGAGTCGCGACCGATTTCGGTGTGTCCACCATGGCGCTCTACCGCCATGTGCCGAGCAAGGGCGAACTCGTACGGCTGATGTCGGAGACCGTGTTCAACGGGGAGCCACCGGGAGCGCGACCGCGCGGCTGGCGAGCACAACTGGAAAGGGAGATCCGGTGGGTGTGGGGGCTGTACCGGCGTCACCCCTGGTTGGCGCGAGCCATGTCCGCTCTCACCCGGCCGATGGCCTCGCCCCACGCAATGCGCTACGCCGAGCGGGTCCTCAGCGCCCTGCAGGGCGTGGGGCTGACGCCGACCCAGGTCATCCACACCCACCTCGCTCTTCTCGGATATGCCCAAGGCATCGCGGCGGCCGTCGAGTTGGAGACGCAGGCATGGCAGGAGACGGGGATGACCCCCGAGGAGTGGATGGCCTCCAACGAGGCGCGGATGGCAATGATCCAGACCACCGGGTCCTATCCGATCTTGTCCACTCTCTTCGCCCAGGAGGATTTCGACCTCGAACTCGACGCGCTCTTCGAGTTCGGACTCGCACGGATGCTGGACGGAGTCGCCTCGCTCATCGAGCAATCCAGAGACTAG
- a CDS encoding GNAT family N-acetyltransferase gives MNAPRFRLADDTDLASVVRLRDDAARWMVARGVTGQWLPGELGVDHFRRVMEHGEVWLAESADRVVGAWELWWEDEDAWGPQPSTAGYVHRLMVNHRSAPSGTGRQLLRVAERRVAETGRPLVRLDCLADNAPLNAYYLSAGYQVVGRKEGKPQPDGRPKSFTLFEKSLPGGGE, from the coding sequence GTGAACGCTCCGCGCTTCCGTCTCGCTGACGACACCGACCTCGCCTCCGTCGTACGTCTGCGCGACGACGCCGCCCGCTGGATGGTCGCCCGAGGGGTCACCGGTCAGTGGCTGCCCGGCGAGCTCGGCGTGGACCACTTCCGCCGGGTCATGGAGCACGGGGAGGTCTGGCTCGCGGAGTCGGCCGATCGTGTGGTCGGGGCCTGGGAGCTGTGGTGGGAGGACGAGGACGCCTGGGGCCCTCAGCCGTCGACAGCCGGCTATGTGCACCGGCTGATGGTGAACCACCGCAGCGCTCCGTCCGGGACGGGGCGGCAGCTCCTACGAGTCGCCGAGCGCCGCGTGGCCGAGACCGGCCGGCCGCTGGTCCGGCTGGACTGCCTGGCCGACAACGCGCCCCTGAACGCGTACTACCTCAGCGCCGGCTATCAGGTTGTGGGACGTAAGGAGGGCAAGCCGCAGCCCGACGGCAGGCCCAAGTCGTTCACGCTCTTCGAGAAGTCCCTGCCGGGCGGAGGAGAGTAG
- a CDS encoding sigma-70 family RNA polymerase sigma factor: MTQSSGGPSADRSVEEHILHLKSREKHFKRVIEKRIARGHVEEVWQEALIRMFKRLQSGPPVEKPDAYMATVCGNAATDVLRQLGRHADAFAGGDLDEFSEAAIMIDFDRDVDLVRIQSVLREELTPQQHKVYILKHYYGLDSRSIAELAGVASDSAVRQMIRAANRKLREPAVMRRLAAED, from the coding sequence ATGACGCAGTCGTCCGGTGGTCCCAGCGCGGACCGCTCAGTCGAAGAACACATCCTGCACCTGAAGAGCCGCGAGAAGCACTTCAAGCGGGTGATCGAGAAGCGCATCGCACGCGGACACGTCGAAGAGGTGTGGCAGGAAGCGCTCATCCGCATGTTCAAGCGTCTGCAGTCCGGGCCGCCGGTCGAGAAGCCGGACGCCTACATGGCGACCGTCTGCGGGAACGCGGCGACCGACGTGCTCCGCCAGCTCGGCAGGCATGCCGACGCCTTCGCCGGCGGAGACCTGGACGAGTTCAGCGAGGCCGCCATCATGATCGACTTCGACCGCGATGTGGATCTGGTGCGGATTCAGTCGGTCCTGCGCGAGGAACTGACCCCGCAGCAGCACAAGGTGTACATCCTCAAGCACTACTACGGACTCGACTCCCGCAGCATCGCCGAACTCGCCGGTGTGGCCAGCGACAGCGCGGTGCGCCAGATGATCCGGGCAGCCAACCGGAAGCTCCGGGAACCGGCGGTGATGCGCCGGCTCGCCGCGGAGGACTAG
- a CDS encoding ATP-binding protein, translating into MQAAVTVTPAQIPELLLGLATVRPVFLWGAPGIGKSSLVRKFAESLGLECVSLLGTQLAPEDLIGVPQIRDGRSVFCPPESIARDEPYCLFLDELNAATPDVQKAFYSLILDRRIGAYELPAGSIVIGAGNRATDNALARPIASALVNRLTHVHLRASAADWLVWAAENGVHPWVTDYLADRPDHLWSQPPKTEEPFSTPRSWHMLSDALHSFGPGIDEETLKVVVHGTLTPAHAVSFSGYAKIVRHAFGLDAILKGDASWPGRPEDRDLLYYLADAFRGHLVKELPRQKEHVSPSLRQTAYRAKSLLVRLAEISVEVAQTVIADDADGLPVLPAWFLVEAARDMPRLVEARR; encoded by the coding sequence GTGCAGGCCGCCGTCACCGTCACCCCCGCCCAGATCCCCGAACTGTTGCTGGGCCTCGCCACCGTGCGGCCCGTCTTCCTGTGGGGTGCGCCCGGAATCGGCAAGTCGTCGCTCGTAAGGAAGTTCGCCGAGTCCCTGGGGCTGGAGTGCGTCAGCCTGCTCGGAACCCAGCTCGCGCCGGAGGATCTCATCGGCGTGCCGCAGATCCGTGACGGCCGGTCCGTGTTCTGTCCGCCCGAGTCCATCGCCCGTGACGAGCCGTACTGCCTGTTCCTCGACGAGCTCAACGCGGCGACGCCCGACGTGCAGAAGGCGTTCTACTCGCTGATCCTGGACCGCCGCATCGGTGCCTACGAGCTGCCCGCCGGCTCGATCGTCATCGGGGCCGGCAACCGTGCCACGGACAACGCGCTGGCGCGGCCCATCGCCTCCGCGCTCGTCAACCGGCTCACCCATGTCCACCTCCGGGCCTCGGCCGCGGACTGGCTGGTGTGGGCGGCCGAGAACGGTGTTCACCCGTGGGTGACGGACTACCTCGCCGACCGCCCCGACCACCTGTGGTCGCAGCCGCCCAAGACCGAGGAGCCGTTCTCCACGCCCCGGTCCTGGCACATGCTGTCGGACGCCCTGCACTCCTTCGGGCCGGGGATCGACGAGGAGACGCTGAAGGTCGTCGTGCACGGCACGCTGACACCCGCTCACGCGGTCTCGTTCAGCGGCTACGCGAAGATCGTCCGTCATGCCTTCGGCCTCGATGCGATCCTCAAGGGCGACGCCTCCTGGCCGGGGCGGCCCGAGGACCGCGACCTGCTCTACTACCTGGCCGACGCGTTCCGGGGGCACCTGGTCAAGGAGCTGCCGCGCCAGAAGGAGCACGTCTCGCCGTCCCTGCGGCAGACCGCCTACCGGGCCAAGTCGCTGCTCGTGCGGCTCGCCGAGATCTCGGTCGAGGTCGCCCAGACCGTCATCGCGGACGACGCCGACGGGCTGCCCGTGCTGCCCGCGTGGTTCCTCGTGGAAGCCGCGCGGGACATGCCCCGGCTGGTCGAGGCCCGACGGTGA
- a CDS encoding vWA domain-containing protein, translated as MTAAGGRRGGGKDGQKKTDPATEAFAAGLALVKRNPAFAALEASVCRQDACTLAPAGGLAAVTSNGTIHAHPTKRADPAEWAWALGHCLLHLGFGHVPASADGPREQPDRFDVAARCAVVNRFLVSHPVGRAPIALPESFPGGDEELLAARWRRDGIPAAYEHCGTAGKRPDQVLATWNAWNSAVPDWETAFAHALTRSVSAAMDVAGGRRDRTTGELAPQRPWDRALNWFISSYPLLGGLAAGLKIVADAELARAQGIAIAAVSPVAGEIYINPLRGFTDEEWRFVLAHEMLHAALRHGERRGGRDPFLFNVAADYVVNDWLVQMRVGDMPEGLLYDPDLRGLSAEEVYDRIAHDLRRHRRLATLRGKGAGDILGEPLPHAGARPYTDLDEFYRRGLVQGFDLHQYGQRGLLPAGLIEEIRALSHPPVPWDARLARWFDEYVPRPELVRSYARPARRQAATPDIPRAGRYFPPQETARCTFGVVLDTSGSMNSTLLGKALGAIASYAEARDVPAARVVFCDAAPYDADYLPPAEIAGRVRIRGRGGTELQPGIDLLQRADDFPPAAPVLVITDGWCDVLRIRREHAYLIPQGASLPFTPRGPVFRLT; from the coding sequence GTGACGGCGGCCGGCGGGCGCCGGGGCGGCGGCAAGGACGGGCAGAAGAAGACCGACCCCGCCACCGAGGCGTTCGCCGCCGGGCTCGCCCTCGTCAAGCGCAATCCGGCGTTCGCGGCGCTGGAGGCGTCGGTGTGCCGCCAGGACGCGTGCACGCTGGCCCCGGCCGGTGGGCTGGCCGCCGTCACGTCGAACGGCACCATCCACGCCCACCCCACCAAACGGGCCGATCCGGCGGAGTGGGCATGGGCGCTCGGCCACTGTCTGCTGCACCTCGGCTTCGGCCATGTGCCCGCATCGGCGGACGGACCGCGCGAACAGCCGGACCGCTTCGACGTCGCGGCACGCTGCGCGGTCGTCAACCGCTTCCTGGTCAGCCATCCGGTGGGCCGGGCGCCCATCGCGCTGCCGGAGTCGTTCCCGGGTGGCGACGAGGAGCTGCTCGCCGCCCGGTGGCGCCGCGACGGCATTCCCGCCGCGTACGAACACTGCGGCACGGCGGGCAAGCGCCCGGACCAGGTCCTCGCCACCTGGAACGCCTGGAATTCCGCGGTCCCGGACTGGGAGACCGCCTTCGCGCACGCGCTGACCCGCAGCGTGTCCGCCGCGATGGACGTGGCCGGTGGCCGCCGCGACCGGACCACCGGAGAGCTCGCACCCCAGCGGCCCTGGGACCGTGCCCTGAACTGGTTCATCTCCTCCTATCCCCTGCTGGGCGGGCTCGCCGCGGGTCTGAAGATCGTGGCCGACGCCGAGCTGGCCCGGGCGCAGGGCATCGCCATCGCGGCGGTGAGCCCGGTCGCGGGCGAGATCTACATCAACCCGCTGCGCGGGTTCACCGACGAGGAATGGCGTTTCGTCCTCGCGCACGAGATGCTGCACGCCGCGCTGCGGCACGGCGAACGCCGTGGAGGCCGCGACCCGTTTCTCTTCAACGTGGCCGCCGACTACGTCGTCAACGACTGGCTGGTCCAGATGCGCGTCGGCGACATGCCCGAGGGGCTGCTGTACGACCCGGACCTGCGGGGCCTGTCCGCCGAGGAGGTGTACGACCGCATCGCGCACGATCTGCGCCGCCACCGCAGGCTTGCGACCCTGCGGGGCAAAGGTGCCGGGGACATCCTCGGCGAGCCGCTGCCGCATGCCGGTGCCCGGCCGTACACCGACCTGGACGAGTTCTACCGGCGCGGTCTGGTGCAGGGTTTCGACCTGCACCAGTACGGGCAGCGCGGCCTCCTGCCCGCAGGGCTGATCGAGGAGATCCGCGCCCTGTCGCACCCGCCCGTGCCGTGGGACGCGCGACTGGCCCGCTGGTTCGACGAGTACGTTCCCCGCCCGGAGCTCGTACGCTCGTACGCGCGTCCGGCACGGCGGCAGGCCGCGACGCCCGACATCCCCCGCGCCGGCCGGTACTTCCCGCCCCAGGAGACGGCCCGCTGCACCTTCGGCGTCGTGCTGGACACCTCCGGCTCGATGAACAGCACCCTGCTCGGCAAGGCTCTCGGTGCCATCGCCTCGTACGCCGAGGCCCGAGACGTGCCCGCGGCACGCGTGGTCTTCTGCGACGCCGCCCCCTACGACGCCGACTACCTGCCGCCCGCCGAGATCGCCGGCCGGGTGCGGATACGCGGCCGCGGCGGTACCGAACTCCAGCCCGGCATCGATCTGTTGCAGCGGGCGGACGACTTCCCGCCGGCCGCACCGGTCCTCGTCATCACCGACGGCTGGTGCGATGTCCTGCGGATTCGCCGTGAGCACGCCTACCTGATACCGCAGGGGGCGTCGCTGCCGTTCACCCCGCGCGGCCCGGTGTTCCGGCTGACCTAG
- a CDS encoding helix-turn-helix transcriptional regulator: MDRAQLADFLRTRREALQPEDVGLPRGPRRRTRGLRREEAAALSGMSTDYYSRLEQQRGPQPSEPMLAAIARGLRLSLAERDHLFRIAGHNTPSRPGNLRSDHITPGLMRILGRLDDTPAQVVSDVAETLAQTPAAIALLGDQTQFTGPERSLTYRWFTDPAARLLYPEQDHPLHSRFFASGLRAAYSRQGTGGRAEHLRDLLLERSTEFATLWSAHEIDVPRVDPKLVRHPELGVLTLQCQVLLDPEQNQTLLVYTATPGSPDDEKLRLLPVLGARTAGT, encoded by the coding sequence GTGGACCGAGCACAACTCGCGGACTTCCTCCGCACCCGCCGCGAAGCCCTGCAACCGGAGGACGTGGGACTGCCCCGCGGGCCGCGCCGCCGCACCCGCGGCCTGCGCCGGGAGGAGGCAGCGGCGCTGAGCGGCATGTCGACCGACTACTACAGCCGACTGGAGCAACAGCGCGGGCCGCAGCCGTCGGAGCCGATGCTCGCCGCCATCGCCCGCGGCCTGCGCCTCTCGCTCGCCGAACGCGACCACCTGTTCCGTATCGCCGGACACAACACTCCATCCCGCCCCGGGAACCTGCGCTCCGACCACATCACGCCCGGCCTGATGCGCATCCTCGGGCGGCTGGACGACACGCCGGCGCAGGTCGTCAGCGACGTGGCGGAAACCCTCGCCCAGACACCGGCGGCCATCGCGCTCCTCGGCGACCAGACACAGTTCACCGGGCCTGAACGCAGCCTCACCTACCGCTGGTTCACCGACCCCGCCGCCCGGCTGCTGTACCCGGAGCAGGACCACCCGCTGCACAGCCGCTTCTTCGCCTCCGGCCTGCGCGCCGCCTACTCACGCCAGGGGACAGGGGGTCGCGCCGAGCACCTGCGCGACCTCCTGCTGGAACGCAGCACGGAGTTCGCCACCCTGTGGAGCGCGCACGAGATCGACGTGCCACGGGTGGACCCCAAACTCGTACGCCATCCCGAGCTGGGCGTCCTCACCCTCCAGTGCCAGGTCCTCCTGGACCCGGAGCAGAACCAGACACTGCTGGTATACACCGCAACCCCGGGTTCGCCGGACGACGAAAAACTGCGGCTGCTACCGGTACTCGGGGCACGTACGGCAGGCACCTGA
- a CDS encoding SDR family NAD(P)-dependent oxidoreductase has product MTRIALITGANRGLGRSTALHLAESGTDLILTYRSHADEAEAVVEAARKLGRTAIALRLDTADTATFPAFTAQVREALAREWGRDALDILVNNAGHGVYASFEETTEEQFDGLMDVHVKGVFFLTQALLPLIADRGRILNVSTGLTRFVAAPTAAYAAAKGAVEVLTRYLAKELGPRGIAVNALAPGATGTDFGGGGVRDNEDMRATMSGVTAMGRPGEPDDIGAAAAALLAEGTSWVTGQRIEASGGMLL; this is encoded by the coding sequence ATGACCCGCATCGCCCTGATCACCGGCGCCAACCGCGGCCTCGGCCGCAGCACCGCCCTGCACCTCGCCGAGTCCGGCACCGACCTGATCCTCACCTACCGCTCGCACGCCGACGAGGCCGAGGCCGTCGTGGAGGCGGCCCGCAAGCTGGGCCGCACCGCGATCGCCCTGCGGCTGGACACCGCGGACACCGCCACGTTCCCCGCCTTCACCGCCCAGGTGCGCGAGGCGCTGGCCCGGGAGTGGGGCCGCGACGCTCTCGACATCCTCGTCAACAACGCCGGACACGGCGTGTACGCATCGTTCGAAGAGACCACCGAGGAGCAGTTCGACGGGCTGATGGACGTCCACGTCAAGGGCGTCTTCTTCCTCACCCAGGCCCTGCTGCCCCTGATCGCGGACCGCGGCCGCATCCTCAACGTCTCCACCGGCCTGACCCGCTTCGTCGCCGCACCGACCGCGGCCTACGCCGCGGCCAAGGGGGCCGTCGAGGTCCTCACCCGCTACCTGGCCAAGGAGCTGGGGCCGCGCGGCATCGCGGTCAACGCCCTCGCACCCGGTGCCACCGGCACCGACTTCGGCGGCGGCGGCGTCCGCGACAACGAGGACATGCGCGCCACGATGAGCGGCGTCACCGCGATGGGCCGCCCCGGCGAACCCGACGACATCGGCGCCGCCGCTGCCGCGCTGCTCGCCGAGGGCACGTCCTGGGTCACCGGGCAGCGCATCGAGGCATCGGGCGGCATGCTGCTGTGA
- a CDS encoding class I SAM-dependent methyltransferase, with the protein MGQFANTAQAEAWNGYEGAQWARSQERWDAVNDGFNQPLLDAAGILDSDTVLDVGCGAGRTTRLAARHAVRGRALGLDLSEPMLNKARESAVREGVANADFVRGDAQVHPLGDGTFDAIISRYGMTFFTDPAAAFANFHRALRPGGRLAFICAAEPEGNEWLAAMAPLKDILPLGGFGKTGAPGMFSLTDPGHIQDLLAAAGFQKVQVQHIRVPGKWGADTEDATAFMLDSGPVRHLLDQATPASRTAARQALTATLQPYETDSGVWLHSSSWLVTAIHPARD; encoded by the coding sequence ATGGGGCAGTTCGCCAACACCGCGCAGGCCGAGGCGTGGAACGGATACGAGGGCGCGCAGTGGGCCCGCAGCCAGGAGCGGTGGGACGCCGTCAACGACGGCTTCAACCAGCCACTTCTGGACGCTGCGGGCATCCTCGACTCCGACACCGTGCTGGACGTCGGCTGCGGAGCCGGCCGTACGACGCGCCTCGCCGCCCGCCATGCCGTACGCGGCCGGGCGCTCGGCCTGGACCTGTCGGAACCGATGCTGAACAAGGCTCGGGAGAGCGCCGTACGCGAAGGAGTGGCGAACGCGGACTTCGTGCGCGGCGATGCGCAGGTCCACCCCCTGGGGGACGGAACGTTCGACGCGATCATCAGCCGGTACGGCATGACCTTCTTCACCGACCCGGCCGCCGCATTCGCCAACTTCCACCGCGCACTGCGCCCCGGTGGCCGGCTGGCGTTCATCTGTGCGGCCGAGCCGGAGGGCAACGAGTGGCTCGCCGCCATGGCCCCGCTCAAGGACATCCTGCCGCTCGGCGGGTTCGGGAAGACCGGCGCCCCCGGCATGTTCTCCCTCACCGACCCCGGCCACATTCAGGATCTGCTCGCCGCCGCCGGGTTCCAGAAGGTGCAGGTGCAGCACATTCGAGTGCCGGGGAAGTGGGGAGCCGACACCGAGGACGCCACAGCGTTCATGCTGGACTCCGGCCCCGTACGCCACCTGCTCGACCAGGCAACGCCGGCCTCGCGGACGGCGGCGCGCCAGGCACTGACAGCCACCCTGCAGCCCTACGAGACTGACAGCGGGGTGTGGCTGCACAGCAGCTCCTGGCTGGTCACCGCCATCCATCCGGCACGCGACTGA
- a CDS encoding TetR family transcriptional regulator, with product MSPRGVAIPDLRERLFAAAERVAARDGAAALTSRAITAEAGCAKGVLHTHFAGLDEFVAELVLDRFARSARQAQALEAKVGHATVAENLQDVVGALLDSLPPAVVGLAITRPAAAAHTRDGLRSGAPAFDAIQHAVASYLQAEQHVGRIPADSDAATIALALVGTTHHLLMTGSPEQTTDSTATVERLLAALLPR from the coding sequence GTGTCACCTCGTGGAGTAGCGATTCCGGATCTGCGCGAGCGGCTGTTCGCGGCGGCGGAACGGGTGGCGGCCCGCGATGGCGCCGCCGCGTTGACCAGCCGCGCGATCACCGCGGAGGCGGGCTGCGCCAAGGGCGTGCTGCACACGCATTTCGCCGGCCTGGACGAGTTCGTCGCCGAACTGGTCCTGGACCGCTTCGCCCGCAGCGCCCGCCAGGCCCAGGCCCTGGAGGCCAAAGTGGGCCACGCCACGGTCGCGGAGAACCTCCAGGACGTTGTCGGGGCTCTGCTGGACTCTCTTCCGCCCGCGGTGGTGGGCCTGGCGATCACCCGCCCAGCGGCCGCGGCGCACACCCGCGACGGCCTCCGGTCCGGCGCGCCCGCCTTCGACGCGATCCAGCACGCCGTCGCTTCGTACCTCCAGGCGGAACAGCACGTCGGCCGGATTCCGGCGGACAGCGACGCCGCCACCATCGCGCTCGCCCTCGTCGGCACGACCCACCACTTGCTGATGACCGGCAGCCCTGAACAAACCACCGACAGCACGGCGACCGTAGAACGACTGCTGGCAGCACTCCTCCCACGCTGA
- a CDS encoding GNAT family N-acetyltransferase yields the protein MTITYEWRGDVDNSALNQLHAEGFGHPVEQTDWCARLQRHSLGWVCTREGDRLIGFVNVAWDGGVHAFVLDTVVAQPNRSSGVGAALVKAAAEGCRAAGCEWLHVDFEGHLRSFYFDACGFRETAAGLLAL from the coding sequence ATGACGATCACGTATGAGTGGCGGGGCGACGTCGACAACTCAGCGCTCAACCAGCTGCATGCCGAAGGGTTCGGTCATCCAGTCGAGCAGACCGACTGGTGTGCAAGGCTTCAACGTCACAGCCTCGGCTGGGTCTGCACCCGGGAAGGTGATCGTTTGATCGGCTTCGTCAACGTCGCCTGGGACGGCGGCGTCCATGCGTTTGTCCTGGACACGGTCGTAGCTCAGCCCAATCGTTCGAGTGGAGTGGGAGCCGCGCTGGTCAAGGCAGCTGCTGAGGGATGCCGCGCTGCGGGGTGCGAGTGGCTGCATGTCGACTTCGAAGGGCACTTGCGATCGTTCTACTTCGATGCCTGCGGGTTCAGGGAGACCGCTGCAGGGCTGCTCGCCCTGTGA